The Candidatus Zixiibacteriota bacterium genome includes a window with the following:
- a CDS encoding peptidylprolyl isomerase, which translates to MAQPNPTAVVTTDRGSFEIKLEFDIAPLTVLNFIDLAENEFYDGLEFHRIIPNFVVQGGCPRGDGWGGPAWMIRNEDSPTPYRRGTVGMATSGPDTGGSQWFVTLSPQPHLEAHYTVFGQVISGMDVVEKLLPGDQIVTVKIKEG; encoded by the coding sequence ATGGCTCAGCCTAATCCCACCGCCGTCGTGACGACGGATCGCGGTTCTTTCGAAATAAAACTCGAGTTCGATATCGCCCCCCTGACCGTTCTGAATTTCATTGATCTGGCCGAAAACGAATTCTACGACGGGCTGGAGTTTCATCGCATTATCCCGAATTTCGTGGTTCAGGGCGGTTGTCCGCGCGGTGACGGCTGGGGCGGACCGGCCTGGATGATCCGTAACGAGGACTCCCCCACTCCTTATCGCCGCGGCACGGTCGGTATGGCCACTTCCGGTCCCGACACCGGCGGTTCGCAATGGTTCGTGACGCTCTCGCCGCAACCGCATCTTGAAGCTCATTACACGGTTTTCGGACAAGTGATTTCCGGCATGGACGTGGTGGAAAAACTCCTGCCCGGGGATCAGATCGTTACCGTCAAGATCAAGGAAGGCTGA
- a CDS encoding adenosine-specific kinase → MGLKTKVVKINIPADANAIFGMSHFIKTVEDLYETLIQAAPGMKFGIAFCEASQKRLIRIDGNDEALIEMAAKAAFDVGCGHTFFIYMREGFPINVLNQVKMVPEVCRIFCATANPLEVLVAETQLGRGVIGVIDGETPTGIEGDEDIEERRKFLRMIGYKR, encoded by the coding sequence ATCGGATTAAAAACCAAAGTTGTCAAAATCAATATCCCCGCCGACGCCAATGCGATCTTCGGCATGTCGCATTTTATCAAAACGGTCGAGGACCTTTACGAGACCTTGATCCAGGCGGCGCCGGGTATGAAGTTCGGGATCGCTTTCTGCGAGGCCTCGCAGAAACGGCTTATCCGAATCGACGGCAACGATGAAGCACTGATCGAAATGGCCGCCAAGGCGGCGTTCGATGTCGGCTGCGGACATACTTTCTTCATCTACATGCGCGAGGGATTCCCGATCAATGTCCTCAACCAGGTTAAGATGGTCCCCGAGGTCTGCCGAATTTTTTGCGCCACCGCCAATCCACTCGAGGTGTTGGTGGCCGAGACGCAGTTGGGACGCGGTGTCATTGGTGTTATCGACGGCGAAACGCCGACGGGCATCGAGGGAGACGAAGACATAGAGGAACGGCGCAAGTTCCTGCGCATGATCGGATATAAACGCTAG
- a CDS encoding thermonuclease family protein, protein MKIRSTAGRTTIAAVLLVCLTLAGISLAARNYGDVDHVHVDEIVDGDTFKVTVPDWPSIIGDSIKVRVAGINCAELRAKLPDSLHLAQQATEFTRSFLGQAHEVSLRNIGRGGFFRIIADVYVDGVNLGDTLVHVGLASRDPEHSETAGKDFVYASRTGAAYHRKDCPYLRKSTVIMTLTREDVADMGYVPCSHCKP, encoded by the coding sequence ATGAAAATTCGCAGCACAGCGGGGAGAACGACTATCGCCGCGGTGTTGCTGGTTTGCCTTACCCTGGCGGGAATAAGTCTGGCGGCCCGTAACTACGGCGATGTCGACCATGTACACGTTGACGAGATAGTCGACGGCGATACCTTCAAGGTAACCGTACCCGACTGGCCCTCGATCATCGGCGACAGCATCAAAGTTCGAGTAGCCGGTATCAACTGCGCCGAATTACGCGCCAAACTCCCCGACTCCCTCCATTTGGCCCAACAAGCGACCGAGTTCACCCGCTCGTTTCTGGGTCAGGCACATGAGGTCTCTCTTCGTAACATTGGCCGGGGCGGCTTTTTCAGAATCATTGCCGACGTTTACGTCGACGGCGTCAACCTGGGGGATACGCTTGTCCACGTCGGTCTGGCGTCGCGCGATCCAGAGCACTCCGAGACGGCCGGGAAAGATTTCGTTTATGCCAGCCGTACCGGCGCGGCTTATCATCGCAAGGACTGCCCGTATCTTCGGAAAAGTACCGTCATCATGACGCTGACCCGTGAGGATGTGGCCGACATGGGTTATGTCCCCTGCTCGCACTGCAAACCGTAG
- a CDS encoding tetratricopeptide repeat protein: protein MNGECRDKRFSEMIHAYELGRLTDEERQEFELHLMECEYCFKRVQAFRETTNLLLHDRDVQSEIKEQAAPHKPAEPESKPHWLRWTIAAAAVLVLLILKPWQISVTPDDTLTAAENRLAVVRFDNIADPSDSTRLGETIVNLLIADLSESRYIDVVSSQWLFEIKHQLGYNLSKQPDSMAAIEIARRARARYLLTGRILQVKPNLVLVSELVDLGTGVNLSTQRVDGIIGEDIFNAVDSLSAKIKADLPLPQGALIETDRPVADVTTHSSRAYRYYLDGLDLHRQYIDDEAADRFLQAVRFDTSFAMAYFWLARTYSAVYLDTALKYLDKASNHDQLVIRHWVDRRSGDDSAAVAVLRQLTGLYPQDKEAWATLGTFQMVRRQFAEALQSFDHVLAIDPYYTEALNSEAYLHQYLGHEEEALAMLDRYLTIAPDEPNPYDSRGDILRMQKKPDSAIASYETALEKYPEFHAARYKLAPLYLFKGEYDKAEDCYRTAATARNAYHRSVGKLYLALAPLYQGQFAKAQAVLDDGLAADRLERTSGWNRLLKHLEKGMIYLEKNRNDSAAMQFDSCFTVQDRRPTQGTDPYRALYIIGLARAGEIARAQDSLESFRIRLTETEQSPEPYYLARGGLMLIRGDSAGAVDDLSASLESTTLNDAYYPRYLLAMALYGSGQYDRAIEELSLGHESLEAWRALFCIPDVKAYLYLGLAFEQIGKDEQAIASFEEFVRLWDQADPGTAELDQAREHLKRLTGRI, encoded by the coding sequence ATGAACGGCGAATGCCGGGACAAGCGGTTCAGTGAAATGATTCATGCCTACGAGTTAGGTCGTTTGACCGATGAGGAACGGCAGGAGTTCGAGCTGCACCTGATGGAGTGTGAATACTGTTTCAAACGCGTGCAGGCTTTTCGAGAAACGACCAATCTGCTCCTGCACGACCGCGATGTTCAGAGCGAGATCAAAGAACAGGCAGCTCCTCATAAACCGGCCGAACCGGAGAGCAAACCCCACTGGTTACGCTGGACGATAGCCGCGGCGGCAGTGCTCGTGCTGCTGATTCTCAAACCATGGCAAATCAGCGTGACACCGGACGACACCCTGACCGCGGCCGAGAACCGCCTGGCGGTTGTGCGGTTCGATAATATCGCCGATCCCTCCGATTCCACCCGTCTCGGTGAAACGATCGTTAACCTTTTGATCGCCGATTTGTCGGAATCGCGTTATATCGATGTCGTCTCGAGCCAATGGCTTTTCGAAATAAAACATCAGCTCGGTTACAACCTGTCGAAGCAACCCGACAGCATGGCCGCGATCGAGATCGCCCGGCGGGCGCGTGCACGTTATTTACTTACCGGTCGTATACTCCAGGTTAAGCCCAATCTGGTGCTTGTTTCGGAGTTGGTCGATCTGGGCACAGGCGTCAATCTTTCGACCCAACGGGTAGACGGAATTATCGGAGAAGATATTTTCAACGCTGTTGACAGTCTCAGCGCCAAAATCAAAGCCGACCTGCCGCTGCCCCAAGGAGCGCTGATAGAAACGGATCGGCCGGTGGCTGACGTTACCACTCATTCGTCGCGAGCCTATCGTTATTATCTCGACGGTCTCGATTTACACCGGCAGTATATTGACGATGAAGCGGCTGATCGTTTTCTCCAGGCGGTGCGATTCGATACCTCGTTCGCCATGGCCTATTTCTGGCTGGCTCGCACCTATAGTGCCGTTTATCTCGACACGGCCCTGAAGTATCTCGATAAGGCCAGTAACCATGACCAGCTCGTTATTCGGCACTGGGTGGATCGCCGTAGCGGTGACGATAGCGCTGCCGTCGCCGTACTTCGGCAGTTAACCGGATTGTATCCGCAGGACAAAGAAGCCTGGGCAACGTTAGGTACGTTCCAGATGGTGCGCAGGCAGTTTGCCGAAGCGTTACAGAGTTTCGACCATGTTCTCGCTATAGACCCCTACTACACCGAGGCACTCAATTCCGAGGCGTATCTGCACCAGTACCTCGGACATGAAGAAGAAGCACTGGCTATGCTCGATCGCTATCTTACGATCGCTCCCGACGAACCGAATCCGTATGACAGCCGCGGCGACATTTTGCGGATGCAAAAAAAGCCGGACAGCGCCATTGCTTCGTATGAAACGGCTCTGGAGAAATATCCCGAATTCCATGCGGCCCGTTATAAACTGGCGCCGCTGTATCTGTTCAAGGGTGAATATGACAAAGCCGAGGACTGCTATCGCACCGCGGCTACAGCCCGCAATGCTTATCATCGTTCGGTTGGTAAATTATACCTTGCCCTTGCACCGCTTTATCAGGGTCAGTTTGCAAAAGCGCAGGCGGTTCTCGACGACGGTCTGGCAGCGGATCGCCTCGAACGGACCTCCGGCTGGAACCGGCTGCTCAAACATCTGGAAAAAGGGATGATCTACCTGGAGAAGAATCGTAATGATTCGGCGGCCATGCAGTTCGATTCCTGTTTCACGGTGCAAGATCGTCGCCCGACTCAAGGTACCGATCCATATCGCGCACTGTATATCATCGGACTGGCACGAGCCGGAGAGATTGCCCGCGCACAGGATTCACTCGAATCGTTTCGCATCCGCTTAACCGAAACCGAGCAATCACCGGAACCCTATTATCTGGCTCGCGGTGGCCTCATGCTCATACGTGGTGATTCCGCGGGAGCTGTCGATGATTTAAGCGCCTCGCTCGAATCAACGACCTTGAACGATGCTTATTATCCCCGTTATTTATTGGCCATGGCGCTTTACGGTTCCGGTCAATATGATCGGGCTATAGAGGAGTTGTCACTCGGACATGAGTCCCTCGAAGCATGGCGGGCGTTGTTCTGCATTCCGGATGTGAAAGCTTATCTGTATCTCGGGCTGGCTTTTGAACAAATCGGAAAAGATGAACAGGCGATAGCATCATTCGAGGAATTCGTGCGGCTTTGGGATCAGGCTGATCCCGGCACGGCGGAGTTGGATCAAGCACGAGAGCATCTGAAACGCCTGACCGGTCGAATTTAG